Proteins from one Malassezia vespertilionis chromosome 2, complete sequence genomic window:
- a CDS encoding uncharacterized protein (EggNog:ENOG503NY9E; BUSCO:EOG0926499W; COG:U), producing MKEAAKEDKTAPTLSESSEVRTSAPAESNETAADATASQDTTAAPANAQDQGAMATRLAEQHTDDASNTRAPPSSATPHTSKKASKDPSAAVESASAPSSPVAAHSPDAPDAPTDSSPPSNTTHEPSAKSEGKAKAQRSEQLRPPPPEPPRPFDFNRFLEQMKHPSAVPINEYVRSFFRGFTKRPYKLAEQVKLIFDFLDFITDRMARTSVWLNLPPSEFEHATEAMEKLVMNRLYPYTFSPAIALEGRWGVQTNDLERDEIIAQRIQLFDWVNESHLDVPHGAHSARFYDFAVQELNKVNQYKAPRDKIICILNSCKVIFGLIRHLGKEENADAFVPLLILVVLKANPAHLVSNVEYIMRFKNPARPSSEADYYISTLCGAISFIESMDHNSLSHLDQAEFDANVEQAAARMNAQNIEVEKSSFTASFAAASIAEDTRAFLQRTSEAARDFSSGLGRPMGALGKLIAERIDGVLLPDGVPMQGVASATSAPQGVLPAASLPRKTQVPETPAVPAQARPPTRGVAPNAPLRNGDERDVDSDESDALEPADGSSPHLFAQTPAKNARPTPQWRSGYTPRFLAERDEEGRESPSHHVAAAQRADQDSSFLSQASVDYEAGTQTLKSIFPQTDDAVLLLLLQESNGNVETAIDRVLEMS from the coding sequence ATGAAGGAAGCTGCGAAGGAAGACAAAACTGCTCCCACGCTATCGGAGTCATCTGAGGTGCGCACGTCTGCACCTGCTGAGTCCAATGAGACcgctgcagacgcaacAGCCTCCCAAGACACTACAGCGGCGCCGGCCAATGCACAGGATCAAggcgcgatggcgacgcgccttgccgagcagcatACCGACGATGCCAGCAACACGCGTGCGCCCCCGTCCTCTGCAACGCCGCACACATCCAAAAAGGCGAGCAAAGATCCCAGCGCGGCCGTCGAATCGGCGTCCGCGCCCAGCAGCCccgtcgcggcgcattcgccAGATGCGCCAGACGCTCCTACTGATTCATCGCCGCCCTCCAACACCACTCACGagccaagcgcaaaaagtgAAGGCAAAGCAAAAGCGCAGCGAAGTGAGCAGTTGCGTCCGCCACCACCCGAGCCGCCGCGTCCCTTTGACTTTAACCGGTTCCTGGAACAGATGAAACACCCAAGTGCGGTTCCTATCAATGAATACGTGCGCAGTTTTTTCCGCGGATTCACCAAGCGCCCATACAAGCTTGCGGAGCAAGTCAAGCTCATCTTTGACTTTCTCGACTTTATCACCGACCGCATGGCGCGAACTTCGGTCTGGTTGAACCTTCCGCCGTCGGAATTCGAGCATGCGACCGAGGCGATGGAGAAGCTGGTCATGAACCGTCTTTACCCCTACACATTTTCTCCTGCGATTGCCTTGGAAGGCCGTTGGGGCGTGCAGACCAACGatttggagcgcgacgagatcATTGCACAGCGAATCCAGCTGTTTGACTGGGTGAATGAGTCGCACCTCGATGTGCCGCACGGAGCGCATTCTGCACGCTTTTACGATTTTGCTGTACAGGAACTGAACAAGGTCAACCAGTacaaagcgccgcgcgacaagATTATCTGCATATTAAACAGCTGCAAGGTCATTTTTGGCCTCATCCGACACCTCGGCAAAGAGGAAAATGCAGATGCGTTTGTCCCTCTGCTCATTCTCGTCGTTCTCAAAGCAAACCCTGCGCATCTCGTATCTAATGTTGAGTATATTATGCGCTTCAAGAACCCCGCGCGTCCTTCGAGCGAGGCCGACTACTACATTTCTACTTTATGCGGCGCGATTTCGTTCATCGAAAGCATGGACCACAACTCGCTCTCGCACCTCGACCAGGCCGAGTTTGATGCGAATGTTGAGcaggcagcggcgcgtatGAACGCACAGAACATAGAGGTCGAGAAATCTTCGTTCACCGCCTCGTTCGCTGCCGCGAGCATTGCAGAAGATACCCGTGCGTTCTTACAGCGGACCAGTGAGGCTGCCCGTGATTTTTCCTCGGGGCTCGGTCGGCCTAtgggcgcgcttggcaagTTGATTGcagagcgcatcgatggcGTGCTCCTGCCAGACGGCGTGCCGATGCAGGgcgtggcgagcgcgacaagcgcgccgcaaggcgTACTCCctgccgcgtcgctgccgcgcaagacCCAAGTTCCCGAAACTCCAGCAGTGCCCGCCCAAGCACggccgccgacgcgcggcgtcgcgcccaatgcgccgctgcgcaacggAGACGAGCGCGATGTGGATAGCGATGAGTCtgacgcgctcgagccaGCCGATGGCTCCTCGCCGCACCTCTTTGCGCAAACGCCAGCCAAAAACGCGAGGCCCACGCCGCAATGGCGCAGTGGCTATACGCCGCGTTTtctcgccgagcgcgacgaagaGGGGCGTGAGTCGCCGTCGCACcacgtcgctgctgcgcagcgtgcggacCAAGACAGCAGTTTCTTGAGCCAAGCTTCGGTCGACTATGAAGCAGGCACCCAGACACTGAAATCTATTTTCCCCCAGACAGACGACGCTGTGCTTTTACTCCTGCTCCAGGAAAGCAATGGAAATGTAGAGACTGCCATTGACAGAGTTCTCGAAATGTCGTAA
- the NOP12 gene encoding Nucleolar protein 12 (COG:A; BUSCO:EOG09264IQ7; EggNog:ENOG503NYK7) yields the protein MPRKDKASNGANLFSVPAAGFDTELAAIFSTASAPPPAVTSTPKASNAQLPVTDAVLQAKAVVDEEPEALSSDEEWDDETRPKDDASKPKPAHKKTAVLEGADDTDMDKGQRTIFLGNVPVAIVKSRAVRKQFTRYIESMSPYPEYTCIVSLRFRSLSFSVPTNDFSAPDQDAANAASRRRERARKFRELNDTGPKEGTTDKPLLTGQQKRKIAYINQDLNERATMANAYIRLGKPDLVYEQYGKHRADVPPFDSRITGAVLAALLAAALDNGVFEGRHLRADVVMPLAPHEIINAGLDKILLPDGSRLASRGTGTFDPKCTVFVGNIDFEAGEEDLRGLFERILREERGEPPAKHAVMRLDGNASGAQMPGEWVQSVRIVRDKATQLGKGFAYVKFIDPLCVDEVVALHDAEEAFIEAARPKAPGKKTAKPAKPIALQEGQEFRRRIKLNKRALRIARCKQVAVDTRRRKRDGPSQPRTAPPAKRNTARVRSTGAPTPNGTSPTLKRTADGPRVDPAFLATLDKGQRKELKKNDAQRQARRMDKKQSNNAAKKVANAVGTGRERVKLPQRSASKKMAGVKKA from the coding sequence ATGCCACGCAAGGACAAGGCATCGAATGGCGCAAATCTGTTCTCTGTGCCGGCTGCAGGGTTTGACACCGAGCTAGCTGCAATCTTCTCCACGGCTTCTGCACCGCCACCTGCGGTGACAAGCACGCCCAAAGCCAGCAATGCACAATTGCCCGTCACCGATGCGGTGCTGCAAGCCAAGGCAGTCGTGGACGAGGAGCCCGAAGCGTTGtcgagcgacgaggagTGGGACGATGAGACGCGTCCCAAAGACGACGCGTCGAAACCCAAGCCTGCGCACAAAAAGACTGCGGTGCTGGAAGGAGCGGACGATACGGACATGGACAAGGGCCAACGCACAATTTTCCTGGGCAATGTCCCGGTTGCCATTGTGAAGAGCCGTGCTGTACGAAAACAGTTTACTCGTTACATCGAATCCATGTCGCCATACCCCGAATACACTTGTATCGTCTCGCTGCGATTCCGGAGCTTGTCTTTTAGCGTGCCCACCAACGACTTTTCCGCGCCGGATCAAGATGCGGCGAACGCTGCTTCGCGGAGACGCgaacgcgcgcgcaaatttCGCGAGCTCAATGACACTGGCCCCAAAGAGGGCACTACAGACAAGCCTCTGCTCACCGGCCAACAAAAGCGCAAGATTGCGTATATCAACCAAGATTTGAATGAGCGTGCGACCATGGCGAATGCCTACATCCGACTAGGCAAACCTGATCTGGTATACGAACAGTATGGAAAGCACCGTGCAGATGTACCTCCTTTTGATTCGCGCATCAccggcgccgtgctcgctGCACTGCTTGCCGCCGCGTTGGACAACGGCGTGTTTGAGGGCCGGCATCTGCGCGCAGACGTCGTTATGCCTTTGGCACCGCACGAAATTATCAACGCAGGCCTCGACAAGATCTTACTGCCCGACGGATCGCGGCTTGCGAgccgcggcacaggcacgtTTGATCCGAAATGCACCGTGTTTGTCGGGAATATCGACTTTGAGGCTGGCGAGGAAGATCTGCGCGGTCTCTTTGAgcgcattttgcgcgaggagcgcggcgagccaCCTGCCAAGCATGCCGTAATGCGGCTCGATGGCAACGCTTCGGGTGCACAGATGCCCGGCGAGTGGGTCCAAAGCGTGCGCATTGTCCGCGACAAGGCGACGCAGCTTGGTAAAGGGTTTGCCTACGTGAAGTTTATCGACCCGCTCTGTGTGGACGAAGTGGTAGCCCTACACGATGCAGAAGAGGCATTCATCGAAGCAGCACGGCCCAAAGCGCCCGGAAAAAAGACGGCCAAACCCGCGAAGCCCATTGCCTTGCAAGAAGGCCAGGAATTCCGCCGCCGCATTAAGCTCAAcaaacgcgcgctgcgcatcgctcgctgCAAGCAAGTTGCAGTCGATACGAGGCGGCGGAAGCGCGACGGACCATCGCAgccacgcacggcgccccCTGCCAAGCGCAACACCGCGCGTGTTCGCTCGACTGGCGCGCCTACGCCGAATGGCACGTCTCCTACACTCAAGCGCACTGCCGATGGGCCCCGCGTCGATCCTGCCTTCTTGGCCACCCTCGACAAGGGCCAACGCAAAGAGTTGAAGAAGAACGATGCTCagcggcaggcgcgccgtatGGATAAGAAACAGTCCAATAACGCTGCAAAAAAGGTGGCCAATGCCGTTGGCACAggccgcgagcgcgtcaaACTGCCGCAGCGATCGGCGTCGAAAAAGATGGCCGGCGTGAAGAAGGCATAG
- the YAR1 gene encoding ankyrin repeat-containing protein (EggNog:ENOG503P7TZ; COG:S): protein MGVTAEQADNVLWAARVGDAEAMQEILKEIFTDEKEAFRAALVLENEAKNTPLHFAAANGHKEVLDLLLPNADISVLLHRNTSGNTPMHWAAFNGHSALVEALVDRIDAAEQEDTALAATRRNEEFVREMERYDTDAKKAVLEGESKNDVAAERERHVEMQRERAIWDVRNDAGRGPMSEAQMADREEVVQLLLSRLARVDKESATDASSAAESMEEKTEQLSIH from the coding sequence ATGGGCGTGACAGCAGAGCAGGCAGACAACGTGCTCTGGGCAGCACGCGTAGGAGATGCCGAGGCGATGCAAGAAATATTGAAGGAAATATTTACAGACGAAAAAGAGGCGTTCCGCGCGGCACTCGTGCTTGAGAACGAGGCAAAGAATACGCCGCTGCACTTTGCGGCAGCGAATGGACACAAAGAGGTGCTTGATCTTCTGTTGCCGAATGCAGATATCTcagtgctgctgcaccgGAATACTTCCGGGAATACGCCGATGCACTGGGCAGCTTTCAATGGACACTCGGCGCTGGTCGAGGCGCTGGTAGACCGGATCGACGCCGCAGAGCAGGAGGacacggcgcttgccgcaacgcggcgcaatgaAGAGttcgtgcgcgagatggaACGGTACGATACAGACGCGAAGAAGGCGGTGCTGGAAGGTGAGAGTAAGAACGATGTTGCGGCAGAACGCGAGCGCCATGTAGAAATGCAACGCGAGCGTGCTATTTGGGACGTGCGCAATGATGCGGGGCGAGGCCCGATGAGTGAGGCACAGATGGCGGACCGTGAAGAGGTCGTACAGCTTTTACTCAgtcgcttggcgcgtgTAGACAAGGAAAGCGCAACTGATGCGTCAAGTGCTGCAGAAAGTATGGAAGAAAAGACGGAGCAGCTAAGTATCCATTGA
- the PDK2 gene encoding [pyruvate dehydrogenase (acetyl-transferring)] kinase (EggNog:ENOG503NUN3; COG:T) → MVQFGRNTNPGTTLLASSFLMEELPIRFAHRVKELHELPVDLAKTPSIVKVKNWYAQSFEELVDFPAPRLPEALQRKLSKLITVETERDSVPSVPNPSLQSDAQLEDGVSKTHLDSNGQAQGCAIKGRPILNYGLQTKLLDDIKWPQEVLDYDTRFTQCLERIKRRHDAVVTTVAQGVLEYKRAKHRSGIEVDVQQFLDRFYMSRIGIRMLIGQHIALGRENMNKRQDALGRIAANAVNRSLAGTVVSDASGRSPEEYVGIICTNTNVGAVAHEAIENARFVCEEYYGLFRAPPVQLVCPSNLTFMYVPSHLNHMLFELLKNSLRAVVERYGTENEDNFPTTKVIVIEGKEDITIKISDEGGGIPRSEVPMAWTYMYTTATSDDLDPDFQSSDFHAPMAGFGYGLPLARLYARYFGGDLKLISMEGYGTDVYLHLNRLSSTTEPLP, encoded by the exons ATGGTACAGTTCGGGCGGAATACCAACCCAGGCACGACACTTTTGGCAAGCTCCTTTTTGATGG AGGAACTTCCCATCCGTTTTGCGCATCGTGTTAAGGAGCTGCATGAACTCCCGGTTGATCTGGCCAAGACGCCGTCAATTGTCAAAGTGAAGAATTGGTATGCACAGTCTTTCGAGGAGCTGGTCGACTTTCCAGCGCCACGCCTGCCTGAAGCGCTTCAACGCAAGCTATCGAAATTGATCACTGTAGAGACCGAGCGAGACAGCGTTCCTTCTGTTCCAAACCCTAGTCTTCAGAGCGACGCACAGCTGGAGGACGGTGTCTCCAAAACGCACTTGGACTCAAATGGCCAGGCACAAGGATGCGCTATCAAAGGGCGCCCTATTTTGAATTACGGCTTGCAGACGAAACTGCTAGATGATATCAAATGGCCACAAGAGGTATTGGATTACGATACACGGTTTACACAatgcctcgagcgcataAAACGACGACACGATGCGGTGGTGACGACGGTGGCGCAAGGTGTATTGGAATACAAGCGTGCCAAGCATAGGAGCGGCATCGAAGTAGATGTGCAGCAGTTTCTCGACCGGTTTTACATGTCGCGGATCGGGATTCGTATGCTCATTGGCCAGCACATCGCCTTGGGCCGTGAGAACATGAACAAGCGGCAAGATGCACTGGGAAGGATTGCGGCAAATGCAGTGAACAGATCCCTCGCTGGTACTGTGGTTAGCGATGCGAGTGGTCGCAGTCCCGAGGAATACGTCGGCATCATATGCACAAACACCAATGtcggcgccgtggcgcacgAAGCGATTGaaaacgcgcgctttgtctGCGAAGAGTACTACGGTCTGTTCCGCGCGCCACCAGTTCAGCTCGTGTGTCCATCGAACTTGACGTTTATGTACGTGCCGAGCCACCTGAACCATATGCTCTTTGAACTGCTGAAAAATTCACTGCGCGCAGTTGTGGAGCGGTACGGCACTGAGAATGAAGACAACTTCCCGACGACCAAGGTGATCGTCATTGAAGGGAAGGAGGATATTACGATTAAGATTAGCGACGAGGGCGGCGGCATCccgcgcagcgaggtgCCTATGGCATGGACGTACATGTACACGACAGCGACCTCGGACGATTTGGACCCCGACTTTCAGTCGTCTGATTTCCATGCACCCATGGCTGGGTTCGGCTACGGACTTCcacttgcgcggctctATGCGCGCTACTTTGGCGGCGATTTGAAATTGATATCCATGGAAGGCTACGGCACCGATGTATACCTGCACCTAAATCGCCTCTCCTCGACGACCGAGCCTCTGCCATGA
- the TAH18_1 gene encoding NAPDH-dependent diflavin reductase (EggNog:ENOG503NUCM; COG:C): protein MAVKGVDPNDTHTSPLSSDAETEPLPFDETGSDQEDDNMSNSAQHLGMHTQASTVPPAHDITPSAHDEDFSGDSELTEEPDSEDEDMHGDHPHTSAQPPFSDYDGSPLSEIAPEPKAYDSDHAQAAESLSNLVNADKTSSPTAKPIFPGTSSTLSSDSSQDDEQRRQKTQDSDEDNDGDATIRPPSGHRLHAAIAGKRRAAATGGAPSLLMSVDADSSAPPSATSSRQTSPALPEETLEQESVHEEDAEEADYEQELTSAESGDTAKDFGIEESKDETASLNGEGGADGAEGAEQDDVEANQRRKEALEMLTRTEIGFAMLRDRLCTERKEELEAETEMIHNGTHPELLLLHSIIDTRKERRLAVLQTWLEKEEESYNVWSKTEDKLAWTNWRDTAATQRRTLLEETNRKRRKLEREKRMLDTPLPVRRHQPFESELIRKPPSYSRSTALYPEKYAPVPPNVYMDDINSYVAYPDLRGLEEYDAWMDMEQMGIRPMPPMYPDYYRQEDPGMGDPYLSTANGPLMPGYGPNVPPHGMFVEGPYEPVYLDEYGRPPSGIPEVDAPRYQERLPPGAHFRPEPFEIPGPPYMGP from the coding sequence ATGGCTGTAAAGGGAGTCGACCCAAACGACACGCACACTTCGCCCCTGTCTTCGGATGCAGAGACGGAGCCATTGCCGTTTGATGAGACAGGATCAGATCAAGAAGACGATAATATGAGCAATTCAGCGCAACATTTGGGTATGCACACGCAAGCATCGACAGTGCCTCCCGCGCACGACATAACCCCATCAGCCCACGACGAAGATTTCAGTGGAGATAGCGAGCTTACCGAGGAACCCGACAGTGAAGACGAAGACATGCATGGAGACCATCCACATACCTCAGCGCAGCCGCCCTTTTCAGACTATGACGGCTCCCCCCTGTCCGAGATCGCCCCCGAACCAAAAGCGTACGACAGCGACcatgcgcaagcggcggaaAGTTTATCGAACCTTGTAAACGCAGACAAGACGTCATCGCCAACAGCAAAGCCCATTTTTCCCGGTACATCGTCCACATTGAGCTCCGATTCTTCGCaggacgacgagcagcgcaggcaGAAAACACAAGATTCTGACGAGGATAACGACGGGGACGCAACGATCAGGCCGCCCAGTGGGCATCGATTGCATGCGGCCATCGCTGGtaagcgacgcgcagcagccactggcggtgcgccgaGTCTCTTGATGAGCGTCGATGCAGacagctcggcgccgcctTCTGCAACGAGCAGCCGCCAAACATCCCCTGCGCTCCCAGAAGAGACGCTTGAACAAGAGTCTGTGCATGAAGAGGATGCCGAAGAAGCAGACTATGAGCAGGAGCTTACGAGCGCCGAGTCCGGGGATACCGCAAAAGACTTTGGCATAGAAGAGTCAAAGGACGAGACGGCCAGTCTAAATGGCGAAGGCGGggccgacggcgccgaaggcgccgagcaagacgACGTGGAAGCGAACCAACGCCGCAAAGAAGCACTCGAAATGCTCACTCGCACAGAGATTGGGTtcgccatgctgcgcgaccgcCTCTGCACAGAGCGCAAGGAAGAGCTTGAAGCAGAGACAGAAATGATTCATAATGGCACGCACCCGGAGCTTTTGCTCCTGCACAGCATCATTGATACGCGCAAGGAACGACGCCTCGCAGTTCTCCAGACATGGCTCGAGAAGGAGGAGGAGAGCTACAATGTCTGGTCCAAGACCGAAGACAAATTGGCTTGGACAAATTGGCGCGACACCGCAGCTacccagcggcgcacattGCTCGAAGAGACGaaccgcaagcgccgcaaactCGAACGCGAaaagcgcatgctcgacacACCGCTGCCTGTAAGACGCCACCAGCCGTTTGAATCGGAACTCATCCGCAAACCCCCGTCCTATTCGCGGAGCACCGCGCTTTATCCCGAAAAGTACGCACCTGTCCCACCGAATGTATACATGGACGATATCAATAGCTACGTGGCCTACCCTGACTTGCGCGGGCTCGAAGAGTACGACGCTTGGATGGATATGGAGCAAATGGGGATCCGTCCCATGCCCCCCATGTATCCAGACTACTACCGCCAAGAGGATCCTGGCATGGGAGATCCATACCTCTCCACGGCGAATGGTCCGCTGATGCCTGGCTATGGCCCGAACGTCCCGCCTCATGGAATGTTTGTCGAAGGGCCATACGAACCCGTCTACTTGGACGAGTATGGTCGTCCGCCGTCCGGCATACCCGAAGTTGACGCACCACGATACCAGGAGCGGCTGCCTCCGGGCGCACATTTCCGGCCGGAGCCCTTTGAGATACCTGGGCCCCCCTACATGGGACCGTAG
- the ATP4 gene encoding atp4 subunit B of the stator stalk of mitochondrial F1F0 ATP synthase (BUSCO:EOG09264PE5; COG:C; EggNog:ENOG503P03P), whose amino-acid sequence MVFSIASRSVQAASRRAVTAAVPTARTAALTPARFYSDKSSPEAKASSLIDMLPGNSLVSKTTWVTLGAGLTAFTVSNELYVANDETVIAAGFLVFAFLIGKAVSKPYSNWADSTIEKYTNILNEARAGHTKAVQDRIDTVAKQKDVVGSTKELYNLAKDTVNAEQEAFELKQRVQMSAEIRNVLDSWSRYEAQQRESEQKMLTESVIMNVQKALLEEKTQKQVLDGALGDLEKLVKDKAI is encoded by the exons ATGGTTTTTAGCATCGCTAGCCGCAGTGTGCAAG CCGcctcgcgccgtgccgttACCGCGGCTGTTCCGACGGCGCGGACCGCTGCGCTCACTCC TGCCCGTTTCTACTCGGACA AATCGTCGCCTGAGGCCAAGGCTTCTTCCCTGATCGACATGCTCCCTGGCAACAGTCTGGTCTCCAAGACGACGTGGGTCACGCTCGGTGCCGGCCTTACTGCCTTCACCGTGTCAAACGAGCTGTATGTCGCGAACGATGAGACTGTGATTGCCGCTGGTTTCCTCGTCTTTGCCTTCCTCATCGGCAAGGCCGTGTCGAAACCATACTCGAACTGGGCAGACAGCACGATCGAAAAGTACACCAACATCCTgaacgaggcgcgcgctggtcACACCAAGGCGGTGCAGGACCGCATCGATACCGTTGCCAAGCAGAAGGATGTGGTCGGCTCTACCAAGGAACTCTACAACCTTGCTAAGGACACGGTCAACGCTGAGCAGGAGGCGTTTGAGCTGAAGCAGCGCGTCCAGATGTCTGCCGAGATCAGGAATGTGCTTGACTCCTGGTCCCGCTACGAggcccagcagcgcgagtcTGAGCAAAAGATGCTGACAGAGTCGGTCATCATGAATGTGCAAAAGGCGCTCTTGGAGGAAAAGACGCAGAAGCAGGTCCTcgatggcgcgctgggcgatcTTGAGA AGCTTGTTAAGGACAAGGCGATCTAA
- the KIN28 gene encoding [pyruvate dehydrogenase (acetyl-transferring)] kinase (COG:D; COG:K; COG:L; EggNog:ENOG503NWVI), whose product MASTATRQHNVAVRSKYDKIDKIGEGTFAAVFLARNTQTGAKVAIKKIKTAAAGTRDGIDITAMREFKYLKELHHPNVVALLDVFSSGGASPSINLVLEYLNTDLEATIKDRSLLFSASDVKSWMQMLCRGIEYCHRNWCLHRDLKPNNLLISPQGELKIADFGLARGAGDPGARMTSQVVTRWYRAPELLLGSRAYSGGVDMWAIGCIFAELLLRTPYLPGESDSAQLTTIFRALGTPTSADWPQHQSLPGYHKFEQFPKQNLSLLFTAASTEAIEFLGACLRYDPLKRLRATEALQHAYFQTGPLPTLPVTLPRPAASVEQDAPSAPAAPAKATSNGAKRILPAEEVEKRKRLAHRLAFS is encoded by the exons ATGGCGAGCACTGCGACGCGCCAGCATAATGTCGCGGTGCGGTCCAAGTATGACAAGATAGACAAGATCGGCGAAGGTACCTTTGCCGCCGTGtttctcgcgcgcaatacGCAGACAGGCGCCAAGGTCGCGATCAAGAAAATAAAGactgctgctgcaggcACACGCGATGGCATTGACATTACAGCAATGCGCGAGTTCAAGTACCTCAAAGAGCTGCACCACCCAAACGTGGTAGCATTGCTGGACGTGTTTTCCTCTGGaggcgcgtcgccgtcgATCAATTTGGTGCTAGAATACTTAAATACGGATTTGGAAGCGACCATCAAGGATCGTTCGCTGCTCTTTTCCGCCAGCGACGTGAAGAGCTGGATGCAGATGCTGTGCCGCGGCATCGAGTACTGCCACAGGAACTGGTGCTTACATCGC GATTTGAAGCCGAACAACTTGCTCATCTCGCCGCAGGGCGAACTCAAAATTGCCGACTTTGGTCTTGCGCGCGGGGCCGGTGATCCCGGCGCACGTATGACCTCGCAAGTTGTGACGAGGTGGTACCGTGCACCGGAGCTATTACTGGGCAGTCGCGCCTACTCAGGGGGAGTCGATATGTGGGCGATCGGTTGTATTTTCGCAGAGCTGCTCCTCCGCACTCCATACCTCCCTGGCGAGTCGGATAGTGCACAGCTGACTACGATATTCCGCGCCTTGGGCACGCCTACGAGTGCGGATTGGCCGCAGCACCAATCTTTGCCGGGCTACCACAAGTTCGAACAGTTTCCCAAGCAGAATCTCTCCCTGCTTTTCACCGCGGCGTCTACAGAAGCGATCGAGTTTCTCGGCGCGTGCCTGCGGTACGATCCGCTCAAGCGACTACGTGCGACTGAG GCTCTCCAGCATGCCTACTTCCAGACAGGGCCACTTCCCACATTGCCCGTCACACTTCCTCGCCCGGCAGCGTCGGTGGAACAAgacgcgcccagcgcgccagcggcgccggcaaAAGCGACAAGCAACGGCGCTAAGCGGATACTGCCCGCTGAAGAGGTGGAaaaacgcaagcgcttggcgcaccgTCTCGCATTCTCTTAG